The Candidatus Methanoperedens sp. genome contains a region encoding:
- a CDS encoding type IV pilin N-terminal domain-containing protein produces MKSEKDRSGKNDEGVSPVVGVILMVAITVVMAAIISSWSTSVKNPTAPTTVGLNIQRSSSNNNNITIIVSSIDPVSAAPIPYINATYTNSSNGNIVASLANANVGDLSTVPANEAGPNKLVVTAKYKDGSSRVLYNQII; encoded by the coding sequence ATGAAATCTGAAAAAGATAGATCTGGCAAAAACGATGAAGGTGTCTCTCCTGTCGTAGGAGTGATTCTGATGGTGGCAATTACTGTAGTAATGGCAGCTATTATATCCTCATGGAGCACGAGTGTCAAGAACCCGACCGCTCCGACCACCGTTGGTCTGAATATCCAGCGTTCCAGCTCAAATAATAACAATATTACTATTATCGTATCATCCATCGACCCCGTGAGTGCTGCACCCATACCCTATATAAATGCCACATATACGAATTCTTCAAACGGTAATATTGTTGCAAGCCTGGCAAATGCGAATGTAGGGGATTTGTCAACAGTACCTGCTAACGAAGCAGGGCCAAACAAGCTGGTGGTTACAGCAAAATATAAAGATGGTTCATCAAGAGTTCTGTACAATCAGATTATATAA
- a CDS encoding helix-turn-helix domain-containing protein, which yields MAGEITLSDNPGETLKKWRSVFEISQSDLAAFLKVSPSVISDYESGRRKSPGIFIVSKIVDAILDMDTAKGGSKIRSYEGILQGGFNQEAIYDIHEYLSPISVEELTKLIKGEIVYAPGSEFIKPLYGYTIIDSLKAILTLSYNEFQKLYGWSSERAMVFTNVSTGRSPMVALRVTNLKPALVVIHGLPASQVDPIAAKIAEIERVPLISSVMPISDLIRALQSHDIKH from the coding sequence ATGGCTGGAGAAATAACGCTCTCAGATAACCCCGGCGAGACATTGAAAAAATGGCGCTCCGTTTTTGAGATTTCCCAATCCGACCTTGCGGCGTTCCTTAAAGTCTCACCCTCAGTTATCAGCGACTATGAAAGCGGCAGGAGGAAATCCCCAGGGATTTTCATTGTCAGCAAGATAGTTGATGCAATCCTGGATATGGATACGGCAAAAGGCGGATCGAAGATCCGTTCATACGAAGGCATTCTCCAGGGTGGTTTTAATCAGGAAGCAATTTATGATATCCACGAGTATCTTTCGCCCATCTCGGTGGAGGAATTGACCAAACTTATCAAAGGAGAAATTGTATACGCTCCAGGCAGCGAATTCATAAAACCGTTATACGGCTACACGATAATTGACAGCTTGAAGGCGATTCTCACGCTTTCTTACAACGAATTCCAGAAATTGTACGGGTGGAGTTCTGAAAGAGCGATGGTATTCACTAATGTTTCAACAGGGAGGTCGCCGATGGTCGCACTGAGGGTGACTAACCTGAAACCCGCCCTTGTTGTGATACACGGGCTTCCGGCATCACAGGTTGATCCGATAGCAGCCAAGATCGCTGAAATAGAACGAGTACCGCTGATAAGCTCAGTCATGCCAATAAGCGATCTGATCCGTGCGCTTCAATCGCACGATATAAAACACTGA
- a CDS encoding BglII/BstYI family type II restriction endonuclease, whose product MKIAQKYSHLNGEEYLIVHHKNLYDEIVEIITNIDASRLKNKISKEKTKKGKSLYSPRNINKEFEEKFRPKNWKESRYQYYITLDRKLMEESISIPYNEQKEFLMTHGEKNPIFSYNQTDFVKDKIAVEVQFGKYPFVAYDLFVKHMLFYSGGVINLGIEILPTKLMQSEMSSGVAYYEGEVYHVLRHGRNNPPVPLLILGVEP is encoded by the coding sequence ATGAAAATAGCTCAGAAGTATTCACATCTTAATGGCGAAGAATATTTGATTGTTCATCATAAAAATTTGTATGATGAAATAGTTGAAATAATCACTAACATAGATGCTAGCAGATTAAAAAATAAAATAAGCAAGGAAAAGACCAAAAAAGGAAAATCGCTTTACAGTCCAAGAAATATTAATAAGGAATTTGAAGAGAAGTTTAGACCAAAAAATTGGAAAGAAAGCAGATACCAATATTATATTACATTAGATAGAAAATTAATGGAAGAAAGCATTTCCATACCTTATAACGAACAGAAAGAGTTTTTAATGACGCATGGAGAGAAGAATCCAATTTTTTCTTACAATCAGACAGATTTTGTCAAAGATAAAATTGCTGTAGAAGTACAATTTGGAAAATATCCATTTGTCGCCTATGATCTATTTGTCAAACATATGCTCTTTTATTCAGGTGGTGTGATTAATTTGGGGATTGAAATATTGCCTACTAAGCTAATGCAGTCTGAAATGTCATCAGGAGTGGCGTATTATGAAGGGGAAGTATATCACGTATTAAGACACGGTAGAAATAATCCGCCGGTTCCATTGTTGATTTTAGGTGTTGAACCTTGA
- a CDS encoding site-specific DNA-methyltransferase produces the protein MKLIEDEFQTYHKVILGDTLQNLKKFEDDKFDLIITSPPYNVGKEYEVKKSIEKYLEEQDEVIEELIRLTSPKGSICWQIGNYVNKGEVFPLDIFYYQIFKKHGLKLRNRIIWHFGHGLHASNRFSGRYETILWFTKSDDYSFNLDNVRIPAKYPGKRYFKGPKKGQISGNPKGKNPSDIWEIVIEDWENELWNIPNVKSNHPEKTDHPCQYPVELVERCILALTNEKESWVLDPYAGVGSTLIAAIKNKRNVIGIEKEEKYVNIAKERINKLLNGTLKVRPINKPIHTPSPKDKVAQIPLEWLHGNINENSSEVFTS, from the coding sequence ATGAAATTGATAGAGGATGAATTTCAAACATATCATAAAGTTATTTTAGGTGATACGTTACAGAATTTAAAGAAATTTGAAGATGATAAATTTGACTTAATTATAACATCTCCTCCATATAATGTTGGAAAAGAATATGAAGTAAAAAAATCTATCGAAAAATATTTAGAAGAACAAGATGAAGTAATTGAAGAATTAATTAGACTAACTTCGCCTAAAGGTAGCATTTGCTGGCAAATAGGTAATTATGTAAATAAAGGAGAAGTTTTTCCTTTAGATATTTTCTATTATCAAATTTTTAAAAAACATGGATTAAAACTGAGAAATAGAATTATTTGGCATTTTGGTCATGGATTACATGCATCGAATAGATTTTCAGGACGCTATGAAACAATTTTATGGTTTACGAAATCTGATGATTATAGTTTTAATTTAGATAATGTGAGAATCCCTGCCAAGTATCCTGGAAAAAGATATTTTAAGGGACCTAAAAAGGGGCAAATATCAGGAAACCCCAAAGGCAAAAATCCATCCGATATATGGGAAATAGTAATTGAAGATTGGGAAAATGAACTATGGAATATTCCAAATGTAAAATCAAATCATCCTGAAAAGACAGATCATCCTTGTCAATATCCTGTTGAACTTGTTGAAAGATGTATTTTGGCTCTTACCAATGAAAAGGAGAGTTGGGTTTTAGATCCATACGCGGGTGTAGGTTCTACTTTAATAGCTGCAATAAAAAATAAGAGAAATGTAATAGGTATTGAAAAAGAAGAAAAATATGTAAATATCGCCAAAGAAAGAATAAATAAATTATTAAATGGAACCTTGAAAGTCAGACCCATTAATAAACCGATACATACTCCATCACCAAAAGATAAAGTAGCACAAATTCCTTTAGAATGGTTACATGGTAATATAAATGAAAATAGCTCAGAAGTATTCACATCTTAA
- a CDS encoding type IV pilin N-terminal domain-containing protein encodes MVKKSKKSGKKKFSKDDEAVSAVVGVILMVAITVVMAAIVSSWGSGVKAPASPPTVGIDISRNTYNITLTVTAIDPPSAAPLPNISAKYANSTLDIGTYTWGNLSNVNVGDSVVIGANESGPSRLIIVAQYKDGSKKVLYSQDT; translated from the coding sequence ATGGTTAAAAAGAGTAAGAAATCCGGCAAAAAAAAATTCAGTAAAGATGATGAAGCTGTTTCCGCAGTCGTAGGAGTTATTCTCATGGTAGCGATAACCGTAGTCATGGCAGCTATTGTTTCTTCCTGGGGCTCAGGAGTTAAGGCGCCCGCATCTCCTCCAACTGTAGGGATTGATATTTCCCGAAACACCTATAACATCACTTTAACGGTAACAGCAATAGACCCGCCAAGCGCCGCACCATTACCCAATATTTCAGCCAAATATGCTAACTCCACATTAGATATTGGCACCTATACATGGGGCAATCTATCAAACGTAAACGTAGGAGATTCAGTGGTAATAGGCGCCAATGAGTCTGGACCCAGCCGGTTAATTATTGTAGCCCAATATAAAGACGGATCAAAAAAAGTTCTCTATAGCCAGGATACGTAG
- a CDS encoding type II secretion system F family protein has product MSSNVIDRISYTLFGRRGSAKAEDNPELANKYAQARIGVPFAVYISRAYFLSVFLSLPLGVFVYVLIQDGLTPILGNISFLIIPLLALIFGFTVYNAVLFYPSFQAKIRGRKIDIVMPHTIALMHALSRGNSDIISFFEIIVKNKDIYGEISREAAGLLVDTRILNLDIKSSLKNSASNSPSESFKNFLESLATLITSGGNLVAFFLAKSEQYRLKALNENKAFMETLSLFSEIYVTGLAAGPLFIIVLLVVLGLIGGAKFLLLLSIVYLLIPGGSLLFILFISSLAEGTGSNSSIKIEEDSKEDSKNPLVQKANMRMQIYDFLKNPLKKLTEVPERILSLSIPVGLMFFILSTYNYYGLEYDQLISKIDDYLVFTTLIVLVPYALFVEAHFRRIERISENFPEFLSRLSHLHESGLTISASLKRLMSSNLGILNSEINKLNTDIELNGSIVEAFRNFGKRVSTVTVQRVVVLIENASRMTGNIKDTLMIASTDAQIAKSLEEDRKRETRMQIVILYISFFVFLYVIWSLVTGFLPQMQASSADSVGETVEGIAFSGIDKPLYVRLFFHASLLEGFFSGLVAGQIGEGDARRGLKHSLIMITAAYVLFMFMA; this is encoded by the coding sequence ATGAGCTCTAATGTCATTGACCGCATTTCATACACTTTATTCGGGCGGCGTGGATCGGCAAAAGCAGAAGATAATCCCGAGCTCGCTAATAAATATGCCCAGGCCCGCATTGGCGTGCCTTTCGCGGTGTATATTTCAAGAGCTTATTTCCTTTCTGTATTTTTATCGCTGCCGCTTGGGGTATTCGTGTATGTTCTTATCCAGGACGGATTAACGCCGATACTCGGGAATATCTCATTTTTGATTATACCTTTATTGGCACTCATTTTTGGCTTCACCGTTTATAACGCGGTGTTATTCTATCCATCCTTTCAGGCAAAGATCCGGGGCCGAAAGATAGATATCGTAATGCCTCACACAATTGCCCTGATGCATGCACTGAGCCGTGGGAACAGCGACATCATCAGTTTTTTTGAAATAATTGTAAAGAACAAAGATATCTATGGAGAGATTTCACGTGAAGCCGCGGGTTTGCTGGTAGATACCAGGATCCTGAACCTTGACATCAAGTCCTCATTGAAAAACTCGGCATCCAATTCACCCTCTGAAAGCTTTAAGAATTTTCTTGAGAGCCTTGCAACATTGATCACGAGCGGCGGGAACCTGGTTGCATTTTTTCTTGCTAAATCCGAGCAGTACAGGCTGAAAGCGTTGAATGAGAATAAAGCGTTCATGGAGACACTGAGCCTTTTCTCTGAGATATACGTCACCGGTCTTGCTGCAGGCCCGCTTTTTATAATTGTCCTCCTTGTAGTCCTGGGCCTTATAGGCGGTGCAAAATTCCTCCTTCTTCTGAGTATCGTCTATCTTTTAATTCCTGGCGGATCTCTGCTCTTCATCCTTTTTATTTCTTCCCTGGCCGAGGGAACAGGTTCAAATTCCAGCATTAAAATTGAGGAGGATTCAAAAGAAGACAGCAAAAATCCCCTCGTCCAGAAAGCAAATATGCGAATGCAGATCTACGATTTTCTCAAGAACCCCTTAAAAAAACTGACAGAGGTTCCGGAAAGAATACTATCCCTCTCAATTCCAGTTGGTTTGATGTTCTTTATTCTTTCAACCTATAATTACTACGGCCTCGAGTATGACCAACTTATTTCTAAGATCGATGACTATCTCGTTTTTACAACGCTTATTGTTTTGGTTCCTTACGCGCTGTTCGTGGAAGCGCATTTCAGGAGGATTGAGCGGATATCAGAGAATTTCCCCGAATTCCTGAGCAGGCTTTCCCACCTTCATGAATCTGGCCTGACCATTTCTGCATCCCTGAAACGCCTTATGTCCTCAAATCTTGGAATCTTGAATTCCGAAATAAATAAATTGAACACAGATATTGAGTTGAACGGCAGTATAGTTGAAGCCTTCCGGAATTTTGGAAAACGTGTAAGCACGGTCACGGTGCAAAGGGTCGTCGTCCTTATAGAAAATGCCAGCAGGATGACCGGAAACATAAAAGACACACTTATGATAGCCTCAACCGATGCACAGATCGCAAAGTCGCTGGAAGAGGACAGAAAAAGAGAGACCAGGATGCAGATAGTTATACTTTATATCTCATTTTTTGTTTTTCTATATGTGATCTGGTCGCTGGTAACCGGTTTTCTTCCGCAGATGCAGGCATCTTCAGCCGATTCAGTGGGGGAAACGGTAGAAGGCATAGCCTTTTCTGGCATTGATAAGCCATTGTATGTGAGGCTTTTTTTCCATGCCTCTCTCCTGGAAGGGTTCTTTTCCGGTCTTGTCGCAGGGCAGATCGGTGAAGGGGATGCCAGGCGGGGATTAAAACATAGTTTGATAATGATTACTGCTGCGTATGTCCTTTTTATGTTCATGGCATGA
- a CDS encoding thiolase domain-containing protein, whose product MRDVAIIGVGCTEFGELWEKSFREIFVEAGISAIEDANIQGGKIEALYVGNMSGGRFIEQEHLGALIADYSGLASLHIPSTRVEAACASGGLALRQGIIAVASGYHDIVIAGGAEKMTDVDVVTTTDALAAAADREWEGVMGATFPGLYAMIAKLHMHKYGTTKEQLAQVAVKNHHNGTMNPKAQFQNEITVDTVLNSVMVADPLHVFDCSPITDGASAVVIAPADIAKKYTDTPVYVKASAQASGTLSLHDRPDITTIDATTAAANRAYKMAKITSKDIDFAEVHDCFTIAEICAIEDLGFVKKGEGGKATEEGMTAIGGKIPINPSGGLKACGHPVGATGVKQAVEITLQLRGDAGKRQIDGAEIGLTHNVGGSGGTAVVHIFGRER is encoded by the coding sequence ATGAGGGACGTAGCAATTATCGGAGTGGGATGCACTGAATTCGGCGAGTTATGGGAAAAATCTTTCAGGGAAATTTTTGTGGAGGCTGGAATAAGTGCGATAGAGGATGCAAATATCCAGGGCGGGAAGATCGAGGCGCTCTATGTGGGGAATATGAGCGGAGGCCGATTTATCGAGCAGGAGCACCTTGGTGCTCTGATCGCTGATTACTCAGGTCTTGCAAGCCTCCACATACCTTCGACGCGCGTGGAGGCGGCGTGTGCCTCTGGAGGACTGGCGCTGCGGCAGGGGATCATTGCCGTAGCATCGGGCTATCATGATATAGTCATAGCAGGCGGGGCCGAAAAAATGACCGATGTGGATGTCGTAACCACCACAGATGCGCTGGCAGCGGCAGCTGACAGGGAATGGGAGGGCGTGATGGGCGCGACTTTTCCAGGGCTTTATGCGATGATCGCCAAACTTCACATGCATAAATACGGGACAACCAAAGAGCAACTTGCACAGGTTGCGGTCAAGAACCACCACAACGGAACAATGAATCCGAAAGCCCAGTTCCAGAACGAGATCACTGTTGACACTGTGCTGAACTCGGTCATGGTGGCTGACCCTCTTCATGTCTTTGACTGCTCGCCTATCACGGATGGCGCCTCTGCCGTGGTCATTGCGCCTGCAGATATCGCCAAGAAGTATACAGATACGCCTGTGTACGTGAAAGCGTCGGCTCAGGCAAGCGGCACGCTGTCGCTTCACGACAGACCTGATATAACAACGATCGATGCCACCACGGCTGCAGCTAACAGGGCATATAAGATGGCAAAGATCACGTCAAAAGATATCGATTTTGCAGAAGTGCATGATTGTTTCACAATAGCAGAAATATGCGCGATCGAAGACCTCGGTTTCGTGAAAAAAGGAGAGGGCGGAAAAGCTACTGAAGAAGGCATGACCGCCATCGGAGGCAAGATACCGATAAACCCATCCGGCGGGCTGAAAGCATGCGGCCATCCAGTTGGAGCGACAGGAGTTAAGCAGGCTGTAGAAATCACATTGCAGCTGCGTGGTGATGCCGGTAAAAGGCAGATAGACGGCGCGGAAATAGGCCTTACGCATAACGTGGGTGGTTCAGGCGGTACTGCCGTTGTTCATATATTCGGAAGGGAGAGGTAA
- a CDS encoding hydroxymethylglutaryl-CoA synthase, whose amino-acid sequence MNVGIVSYGAYIPRYRIKIEEIAKVWGDNASSIIEGLMVYEKSVPDMDEDTITIAVEAARNAVNRANVDPERIEAVYTGSESHPYAVKPTSTVVAEAIGATPNLTAADFEFACKAGTAAMQACIGMAESGMIDLGLAIGSDVSQGAPGDALEFTAAAGGVAFIIGKKDIIAKIESTYSYTTDTPDFWRREGMPYPEHGGRFTGEPGYFKHVTSAATGLMEKLGSKPSDYNYAIFHQPNGKFPAKVAKMLGFSGEQIKPGLVVSRLGNTYSGSCMMGLAATLDIAKPGDRIFVTAFGSGAGSDAFSMTVTDKIDEVRNGAPSVEELLANPVYINYATYAKHKGKIKL is encoded by the coding sequence ATGAATGTAGGGATAGTTTCATATGGAGCTTACATACCACGCTACAGGATAAAGATCGAGGAGATAGCCAAGGTATGGGGCGATAATGCAAGCAGTATAATTGAAGGGCTTATGGTTTATGAAAAATCAGTGCCCGACATGGACGAGGATACGATCACGATAGCCGTAGAGGCTGCCCGTAATGCTGTAAACAGGGCAAACGTGGATCCCGAAAGGATAGAGGCGGTATATACAGGCTCGGAAAGCCATCCTTATGCCGTAAAACCCACAAGCACTGTTGTGGCAGAGGCTATCGGTGCCACCCCAAATTTGACCGCTGCAGATTTTGAGTTTGCCTGCAAGGCAGGTACGGCGGCGATGCAGGCATGTATCGGAATGGCCGAATCGGGCATGATCGATCTCGGGCTGGCCATAGGTTCAGACGTGTCACAGGGAGCTCCAGGCGATGCTCTTGAGTTCACTGCTGCCGCTGGCGGTGTAGCATTCATCATTGGAAAAAAGGACATAATAGCGAAGATAGAATCAACGTATTCATACACCACGGACACGCCTGACTTCTGGAGAAGGGAAGGTATGCCATATCCGGAGCACGGCGGGAGATTTACCGGGGAACCCGGGTATTTCAAGCATGTCACATCAGCGGCCACCGGTCTTATGGAAAAACTTGGCTCAAAGCCTTCAGATTACAATTATGCCATATTCCATCAGCCCAATGGAAAGTTCCCTGCAAAAGTTGCCAAAATGCTTGGTTTCTCAGGAGAGCAGATCAAACCCGGCCTGGTGGTATCCCGTCTTGGGAACACATACTCTGGTTCCTGCATGATGGGACTCGCGGCTACCCTTGACATTGCTAAACCCGGGGACAGGATATTTGTTACCGCCTTTGGCTCGGGCGCAGGAAGCGACGCGTTCAGCATGACAGTCACGGATAAAATCGATGAGGTTCGAAATGGGGCGCCCAGTGTTGAAGAACTCCTGGCTAACCCTGTGTACATAAATTATGCTACATACGCGAAACATAAAGGCAAGATCAAATTATAA
- a CDS encoding Zn-ribbon domain-containing OB-fold protein, whose amino-acid sequence MSVPRFWRRLKNLYNLIGTRCQKCGVPYYPPRNMCPKCRRTGKIVPHKFRGLGEVVTYTIVHSSTKDFEKHTPYILAIIKLEEGPQLTSQVICDHNDIHIGMKVKSVFRRLGEESEKGMIYYGTKFVPLANPSNKI is encoded by the coding sequence ATGTCGGTTCCAAGATTCTGGAGAAGGCTTAAAAACCTGTATAATCTCATAGGCACAAGATGCCAAAAATGCGGTGTGCCCTACTATCCACCCAGGAACATGTGCCCGAAATGCAGGAGGACCGGGAAAATCGTTCCTCACAAGTTCAGGGGCCTGGGAGAAGTGGTGACATATACCATAGTGCACAGCTCTACCAAGGATTTTGAAAAACATACCCCATACATTCTGGCAATCATCAAACTCGAGGAAGGTCCCCAACTTACTTCACAGGTGATATGTGATCATAACGATATCCATATCGGGATGAAGGTAAAATCGGTGTTCAGAAGACTCGGGGAAGAGAGCGAGAAGGGTATGATTTATTACGGCACGAAATTCGTTCCTCTGGCAAATCCGTCAAATAAGATTTGA
- a CDS encoding ATPase, T2SS/T4P/T4SS family, translating to MDKKKSKPVTKNQSKNTTKNKARRTTKGKNKNSSKIESDIFSYILPKEIKKPEPKDASELELEDIKKIKLQNITKNRLRKKKEFNHKNPSGTRFEYELSNRLQDLAVNEFKDGQDNKLEDLTEEEFKDGQDNELEDLTEEEFKDGQDNKLENLTEEEFKDGQDNKLEDLTEEEFKDGQDNKLEDLTEEEFKDGQDNKLEDLAEMGFEDVRDNRLEDGVEDRLEDNQDSKFEDLAEDGFGDIAENKTREFFEHKPVEIIENKTLDIALPRDIENQLDNIVRYKTTDFTENQSDIIENLPENIQDSGNLKKSSKKTRKSHAMSSGKIVRSIKAFCELIQSGLKGEEIREIPEYDSGKYGDIVSFIPPKDFEMVEQTWILKPYVLITILNNRETRRNIYHVSEPVLDPFEEELLGRVSKDLRAILLDCEIDFGKLNKDIILYNNFAKILEIYGINLDMKSLQKIWYFIKRTYVGYDKLDVLLKDPMIEDISCVGADLPVYLYHRKYANIETNIAFEEEELNETIMKLAQICGKSISSGYPMLNARLPDGSRLEATLGREVTTQGGTITIRKFREAPFTPPDLIKYGTFNKETLAYLWLAVENNKSAIFVGATASGKTTTLNAVSLFIPSESKVITIEDTREITLFHKNWIPGVVRETFLGQEAAPIDMFELLRSALRQRPEYLVVGEVRGKEAYALFQAMNTGHTTFSTMHADSIQSAVNRLLNEPLNIPLMMLSSLDIMVVQVLKYVGGRRVRRLETLCEFVGIDTTSGNISIRDLYTWNPLHDTIESAGSSKILDDIMYSRGWSRERMDTELRNREAVLQYMIDNDISDYRDVSQIIWMYSSDPENVMSLISGGKTLLSEIK from the coding sequence ATGGACAAAAAAAAGTCCAAACCTGTTACGAAAAACCAGTCCAAAAACACAACGAAAAATAAAGCCAGACGGACTACAAAAGGCAAAAACAAGAACTCTTCGAAAATTGAAAGTGATATTTTCAGTTACATATTACCCAAAGAGATCAAGAAACCTGAGCCTAAAGACGCATCAGAGCTTGAATTAGAAGATATAAAGAAAATTAAACTCCAGAACATCACGAAAAACAGGCTCCGGAAAAAAAAGGAATTCAATCATAAAAATCCTTCCGGGACCAGATTCGAGTATGAACTCAGTAATAGACTTCAAGATCTCGCGGTTAACGAATTCAAGGATGGGCAGGATAACAAGCTCGAAGATCTCACTGAAGAGGAATTCAAGGACGGGCAGGATAACGAGCTCGAAGATCTCACTGAAGAGGAATTCAAGGATGGGCAGGATAACAAGCTCGAGAATCTCACTGAAGAGGAATTCAAGGACGGGCAGGATAACAAGCTCGAAGATCTCACTGAAGAGGAATTCAAGGACGGGCAGGATAACAAGCTCGAAGATCTCACTGAAGAGGAATTCAAGGATGGACAGGATAACAAGCTCGAGGATCTTGCCGAGATGGGATTCGAAGATGTCCGGGATAACAGACTCGAAGATGGAGTTGAGGACAGATTAGAGGATAATCAGGATAGCAAATTCGAGGATCTTGCTGAGGATGGATTCGGGGATATCGCAGAAAATAAAACCAGAGAATTCTTTGAACATAAACCTGTGGAAATTATAGAGAATAAAACCCTGGATATCGCATTGCCCCGGGACATAGAAAACCAGCTCGATAATATTGTGAGGTACAAAACGACGGATTTCACAGAGAACCAATCCGATATCATTGAGAATCTACCAGAAAATATCCAGGATTCCGGGAATTTAAAGAAGAGCTCGAAAAAGACCAGGAAATCACATGCAATGAGCAGTGGAAAGATCGTAAGATCGATAAAGGCTTTTTGCGAATTGATACAGAGCGGGCTCAAAGGCGAAGAAATCAGGGAAATCCCTGAATACGACTCAGGCAAATACGGCGATATCGTCAGTTTTATCCCGCCAAAAGATTTTGAGATGGTCGAGCAGACATGGATATTAAAACCTTATGTTCTCATTACTATACTCAATAACAGGGAAACACGCAGGAATATATATCACGTTTCAGAGCCGGTCCTTGATCCCTTTGAAGAGGAACTCCTGGGAAGGGTGAGCAAGGACCTCAGGGCCATTCTCCTTGATTGTGAGATTGATTTTGGCAAATTGAACAAGGATATCATACTCTACAACAACTTTGCGAAAATATTGGAAATATACGGGATCAATCTTGATATGAAATCCCTGCAGAAAATTTGGTATTTCATAAAGAGAACATATGTGGGATATGATAAGCTTGATGTCCTTTTAAAAGACCCGATGATCGAGGATATCTCCTGTGTGGGAGCGGATTTGCCTGTATACCTCTACCACAGGAAATACGCGAATATAGAGACGAACATCGCCTTCGAGGAGGAAGAGCTCAATGAGACAATAATGAAACTCGCCCAGATATGCGGCAAATCCATTTCTTCCGGGTATCCAATGCTGAACGCAAGGCTTCCGGACGGTTCGCGTCTTGAGGCCACCCTGGGACGTGAAGTAACCACGCAGGGCGGTACTATCACAATAAGAAAATTCAGGGAAGCGCCTTTCACTCCCCCCGATCTCATAAAATACGGAACTTTCAATAAGGAAACTTTGGCATATCTGTGGCTCGCGGTTGAGAACAACAAGAGCGCAATATTTGTGGGGGCAACGGCGTCCGGCAAGACTACGACCCTGAACGCAGTATCTCTTTTTATACCCTCAGAATCGAAGGTAATTACCATCGAGGATACAAGAGAAATAACCCTGTTCCACAAGAACTGGATACCCGGGGTGGTCAGGGAGACCTTCCTGGGACAGGAAGCTGCACCGATTGACATGTTCGAACTTCTTCGCTCCGCATTGAGGCAGCGCCCTGAGTACCTGGTTGTGGGAGAGGTCAGGGGTAAGGAAGCTTATGCGTTGTTCCAGGCTATGAACACAGGGCACACCACATTCTCCACAATGCATGCAGACAGCATACAATCCGCAGTCAACAGGCTGCTTAACGAGCCTTTGAACATTCCCCTGATGATGCTGAGCTCCCTCGATATAATGGTCGTACAGGTGCTGAAATATGTGGGTGGAAGAAGAGTAAGGAGATTGGAGACCCTCTGTGAATTCGTAGGTATAGATACGACAAGCGGCAACATCAGCATCAGGGATCTGTATACATGGAATCCCTTGCATGATACGATTGAAAGTGCAGGTTCCTCGAAAATACTTGATGACATAATGTACAGCAGGGGGTGGAGCAGGGAAAGGATGGACACGGAACTAAGGAACCGAGAGGCAGTCCTGCAGTATATGATAGATAATGACATAAGCGATTACCGGGATGTTTCCCAAATAATATGGATGTATAGCTCCGACCCGGAAAATGTTATGAGTCTGATTTCCGGGGGGAAAACTCTCCTGAGTGAGATTAAATGA